In Dryobates pubescens isolate bDryPub1 chromosome 16, bDryPub1.pri, whole genome shotgun sequence, the sequence ACGGAAGTCTGCATTTTACATAGGAATTCTCAGACATTTGCAGTGTGAAGTAAGCCCTGTTCACCATGTGATTTCTTGTCTATACAGTAAATGCTTGCAGTAATTTTCATTTGTAGCTGGAGTAGCACAGGATGAGTTAGTACCTTGTGCTAAGTGTTGACTATTTCTCATCCCTTTTTTCAGATGCTGTGGAAGTGGGGATGCTTCAGGAAAATACTTCTGCTAAAACTGAAAATGAAACACTAAGTAAATCCCAAAATGTAACAGACAGCTTACAGAGTATaaccccaacaaaaaaagaggagacCTCAACATCAGCTAAAAGCAGTTCAACTGCAGCAAAACCTTCAACAGTAAAGGGTGATTCTCCACCACCCATTCTCTCTCGTCTGGTGACTGCTAGTCCAGTGTCTCAAATGGATGTTGATGCTTCTGAAGCGACCAAAATTGAAGAGGAGGATCTTCTAACTGATTTGAAAGATGTAATAAATAGCTCACCACCTGCCATGAAAGAAATTATTGAGTCAGAGGGAGGAGATGACTATGGCCCTTACGAAATGACATCAAATTCCAGATACAACCCAGACATGGAGATGCCAGAAGATGATGACTCTGACACCATTAGTAATTACAACGAAATCAAGACCCTTAATGAGAAGATAAAAGATGTTTCTGTCTCAGGACTGGAAGAAGAAGATGACAGccatttctttttccatctGGTTGTAGTTGCCTTCTTAGTAGCTGTTGTTTATGTGACCTATCACAATAAGAGGAAGGTGAGTCTGCTGTGAAAAGTTGAGGAAAAAAACTTTGGTGCTGAAAATCAAATTGAGTTGCCTTGGTTTTAGTAGGAGGAACAGAGCTTTTTGGAGAAAGAACTCTTCACTTAGTCTTGTGATAACCAGATAATTAAGCAGATCTAATTAACTAATAAGCAGATCCACTACTGCCATTTTGTCTGCCCAATGACATCTTGAACCAGACATTTGAAATTAGAAAATCAGTTAATTGATAATATCAGTAATCAACCAGTAATGAACACTGGCAATGTACCACATGAGTTCCATAAATGAGACCTGAGCCAAGTTGAGTGAAGGTAATTAACTAATTTTGTTTCTGCACAGGATTATAAACAGGAAATTAAGGAAGGTTTAACCCCAGATGTCATGGGAACATTCTTCTTATAACTGTGGTAATCCTGGTAATAAGTGTTCACTTTAAGGTGGTCTTTACATCATAGCTAATCTTGAGGTCTTAACTACAAATGTTTAGGAAGTGTTTAACACTCTTTCCAGTTCACATAGAGAAGCTCAGAGTTGCTGTTTTCAGGTAACTGTTTCATGAGTGCAAGTTAATTCTCTGTATCTCAGAAGTGTTCCTTAGTAACACTAAATCAGTATGAGCATGAGGGTAGCAgaacactgaacaggttgcccagggaggtggttgaggccccatccctggagatactcaaagtgaagcttgacagggctctgggcaacctgatctaggtggggATGccgctgctgactgcagaggggcatgaactttggaggtcccttccaacccagaccattctatggttagATTGGTAGCCTGAAAAGTGGAACTTCAGCTCAGGCTGACCCAGTACAGATGCATGCACAGCTTTTAGTTAACTTATGAGGGAAATGTAGTGTTTATACTTGTGCAGAACAC encodes:
- the C16H5orf15 gene encoding keratinocyte-associated transmembrane protein 2, whose product is MAAAGGSRVPAGRALCLLVLCGWGLAVLGEGGSDAVEVGMLQENTSAKTENETLSKSQNVTDSLQSITPTKKEETSTSAKSSSTAAKPSTVKGDSPPPILSRLVTASPVSQMDVDASEATKIEEEDLLTDLKDVINSSPPAMKEIIESEGGDDYGPYEMTSNSRYNPDMEMPEDDDSDTISNYNEIKTLNEKIKDVSVSGLEEEDDSHFFFHLVVVAFLVAVVYVTYHNKRKIFLLVQSRRWRDGLCSRTVEYHRLDQNVNEAMPSLKITNDYVF